In one Sporomusa sphaeroides DSM 2875 genomic region, the following are encoded:
- the rpoB gene encoding DNA-directed RNA polymerase subunit beta gives MFNPVPVGKRFRYSYAKIDEVLDMPNLIEIQKNSYNWFLKEGLQEIFHDISPIQDFTGNLVLSFENFTLGEPKYEVEECKERDVTYAAPLRVSVRLYNKETQEIKEQEVFMGDFPLMTDNGTFIINGAERVIVSQLVRSPGVYYNETIDTTGKKLYNATVIPNRGAWLELETDANDVVSVRVDRTRKLPVTVLIRALGFVSNGVISELFHDDVRIRATLERDNSDSREEALVEIYKRLRPGEPPTVENAAQLLETLFFDSKRYDLATVGRYKLGKKLGWRRRLLGKVLGQPLVDKETGEIVVEEGTVLEEDVLDRIGAAKIFDGPGLHVAWIKQKDGTPVKLLLNSVLPFSHRTITKEDIIASISYLLNLMEGHGTTDDIDHLGNRRLRSVGELLQNQFRIGLARMERVVKERMTIQDIDVITPQALINIRPVVAAIKEFFGSSQLSQFMDQTNPLAELTHKRRLSALGPGGLSRERAGFEVRDVHHSHYGRMCPIETPEGPNIGLIGSLSTFARINQFGFIETPYRKVNKAERQVTDEVLYLTADEEDEMIVAQANEPLDKDGRFKEPRVTCRYRHETLVVPAEKVDYMDVSPKQVVSIATAMIPFLENDDANRALMGANMQRQAVPLLRTQAPIVGTGMEYKAARDSGVVALAKNAGVVEKVTATDIHIRTEKGGLDSYKLLKYLRSNQGTCINQKPIVYKGEQIVKGQVLADGPSTDKGELALGYNVLVAFMPWEGYNYEDAILLSQDLVKEDVFTSIHIEEYECDARDTKLGPEEITRDIPNVAEDVLRDLDDRGIIRVGAEVRPGDILVGKVTPKGETELTAEERLLRAIFGEKAREVRDTSLRVPHGEAGKIVDVKVFTRENGDELPPGVNQLVRCYIAQKRKISEGDKMAGRHGNKGVVSRIMPKEDMPFLPDGTPVQIVLNPLGVPSRMNIGQVLETHLGRAAAAMGMQVKMGDSTLIDRLKEVGYDHEKHGMPKPDIAGIHLATPVFDGATETEVIKTLQAAGLSEDGKTELFDGRTGEPFDNHVTVGYVYMLKLAHLVDDKIHARSTGPYSLVTQQPLGGKAQFGGQRFGEMEVWALEAYGAAYTLQELLTVKSDDVVGRVKTYEAIVKGENVPEPGVPESFKVLIKELQSIGLDVKVLTEDAQEIMIRESDEDINETAKELELNIGGDTAPQPSAERKNADLEADVVDELEASDDIDPLEEELDIIAEVAEMDTDIGRQADDEEFDFHSKKNDSKKFRENAKKSDPHDYIDDIIDEDLD, from the coding sequence ATGTTTAATCCTGTTCCGGTGGGCAAAAGGTTCAGGTATAGTTATGCCAAAATTGATGAAGTGCTGGACATGCCCAACCTTATCGAAATTCAGAAGAATTCCTACAACTGGTTTCTTAAGGAAGGCTTGCAGGAAATATTTCATGATATTTCTCCTATCCAGGACTTTACCGGCAACCTGGTCCTGTCTTTTGAAAACTTTACATTGGGCGAACCTAAATATGAGGTTGAAGAATGCAAAGAGCGGGATGTTACATATGCCGCTCCGCTTCGCGTTAGCGTCCGCCTGTACAACAAGGAAACACAGGAAATAAAAGAGCAGGAAGTATTTATGGGCGACTTTCCGCTCATGACTGACAACGGCACGTTTATTATTAACGGTGCCGAGCGGGTTATTGTCAGTCAGTTGGTTCGTTCCCCGGGTGTGTATTATAACGAAACCATCGATACTACCGGCAAAAAGCTGTACAATGCTACCGTTATCCCGAATCGCGGCGCGTGGCTCGAACTGGAAACCGATGCCAATGATGTTGTGTCCGTTAGGGTTGACCGGACCCGGAAGCTGCCGGTAACTGTTCTTATTCGTGCACTGGGCTTTGTTTCCAATGGCGTAATATCGGAGCTTTTTCATGATGATGTACGCATCCGGGCTACGCTGGAACGGGACAATAGCGACTCACGGGAAGAAGCCCTTGTTGAAATTTATAAGCGCCTGCGCCCAGGCGAACCGCCAACAGTGGAAAATGCTGCTCAACTGTTGGAAACCTTATTTTTTGATTCCAAACGCTATGATCTGGCTACTGTCGGACGCTACAAACTCGGCAAAAAGCTGGGATGGCGCCGCCGTCTGCTAGGCAAAGTCCTGGGTCAGCCGTTGGTTGACAAGGAAACAGGCGAAATTGTAGTAGAAGAAGGCACCGTCCTGGAAGAGGATGTGCTTGACCGTATTGGGGCTGCAAAAATATTTGACGGCCCGGGTCTGCATGTTGCCTGGATTAAGCAAAAAGACGGAACTCCCGTAAAACTGTTACTCAACTCAGTATTGCCATTTTCCCATCGCACCATTACCAAAGAAGATATCATTGCTTCCATCAGCTATCTTCTTAATCTAATGGAAGGTCATGGCACAACCGATGATATTGACCATTTAGGCAATCGCCGTCTGCGCTCAGTTGGTGAACTGCTGCAGAACCAGTTCCGTATCGGCTTGGCCCGGATGGAACGGGTGGTTAAAGAGCGTATGACCATTCAGGACATTGATGTTATTACGCCCCAGGCACTAATTAACATCAGACCTGTTGTGGCAGCCATAAAAGAATTTTTTGGTTCCAGCCAGTTATCACAATTTATGGATCAGACCAATCCGCTGGCTGAACTTACTCATAAACGCCGTCTCAGTGCCCTGGGACCTGGTGGTCTCAGCCGTGAACGCGCCGGCTTTGAAGTTCGTGACGTTCACCATTCGCACTATGGCCGGATGTGCCCGATTGAGACACCGGAAGGACCAAACATTGGTCTTATCGGTTCTTTGTCTACCTTTGCCCGGATTAATCAATTCGGCTTTATTGAAACGCCATACCGGAAAGTGAATAAGGCTGAACGCCAGGTAACAGACGAAGTACTCTATTTAACGGCAGATGAAGAAGATGAAATGATTGTTGCTCAGGCGAATGAACCGCTGGACAAAGACGGCAGATTCAAAGAGCCGCGTGTTACCTGCCGTTACCGGCATGAAACCTTGGTAGTTCCGGCAGAAAAGGTCGACTACATGGACGTTTCGCCGAAACAGGTAGTGTCTATTGCTACGGCGATGATTCCCTTCCTGGAAAATGACGATGCCAACCGGGCCCTGATGGGCGCCAACATGCAGCGTCAGGCGGTACCGCTTTTACGGACACAGGCTCCGATTGTCGGCACAGGTATGGAATACAAAGCCGCCCGTGACTCGGGCGTCGTAGCTTTAGCCAAAAATGCCGGTGTTGTTGAAAAAGTAACGGCAACCGATATCCATATCCGTACCGAAAAAGGCGGCTTGGATAGCTACAAACTGCTCAAATATCTGCGTTCCAACCAAGGAACCTGCATTAACCAAAAGCCAATTGTCTATAAAGGTGAACAAATCGTTAAAGGTCAGGTACTAGCAGACGGTCCGTCCACAGATAAAGGTGAACTGGCGCTGGGTTATAACGTGCTGGTTGCATTTATGCCGTGGGAAGGCTACAACTATGAGGATGCCATTCTGTTAAGCCAGGACCTGGTGAAGGAAGATGTCTTTACTTCGATTCACATTGAAGAGTATGAATGTGACGCCCGTGATACTAAGCTGGGGCCGGAAGAAATTACCCGCGATATCCCGAATGTGGCTGAAGATGTACTCAGAGACCTGGATGATCGTGGTATTATCCGGGTGGGGGCTGAAGTCCGCCCAGGCGATATTCTGGTTGGTAAAGTAACACCCAAAGGTGAAACCGAGCTGACGGCAGAAGAACGTCTTCTCAGAGCCATATTTGGTGAAAAGGCGCGTGAAGTCCGTGATACTTCGCTGAGAGTACCCCACGGCGAAGCCGGTAAAATTGTTGACGTAAAGGTCTTTACCCGGGAAAATGGCGACGAACTGCCGCCAGGTGTTAACCAGTTAGTGCGCTGCTATATTGCCCAAAAACGGAAGATTTCCGAAGGCGATAAGATGGCGGGACGCCATGGTAACAAAGGGGTAGTTTCCCGGATTATGCCTAAAGAAGATATGCCCTTCCTGCCTGACGGGACACCGGTGCAGATTGTGCTAAATCCACTGGGTGTACCGTCGCGGATGAATATTGGTCAGGTGCTGGAAACACACTTAGGCCGTGCCGCTGCCGCCATGGGCATGCAGGTTAAAATGGGTGATTCGACCCTGATTGACCGTCTGAAAGAAGTCGGTTACGACCATGAGAAACATGGCATGCCTAAACCGGATATTGCCGGGATTCATTTGGCCACTCCGGTATTTGACGGTGCGACAGAAACTGAGGTAATCAAAACCCTGCAGGCTGCCGGACTCTCTGAAGATGGCAAAACGGAACTTTTTGACGGCAGAACAGGCGAACCCTTTGATAATCACGTTACTGTCGGTTATGTATATATGCTCAAATTAGCTCACTTGGTTGACGATAAGATTCACGCCCGTTCTACTGGCCCGTACTCGCTGGTTACTCAGCAGCCGCTTGGCGGCAAGGCCCAGTTCGGTGGGCAGCGTTTCGGCGAGATGGAAGTTTGGGCCCTGGAAGCTTATGGCGCCGCCTATACCTTGCAGGAACTGCTTACCGTCAAGTCTGACGACGTTGTTGGCCGTGTTAAAACCTATGAAGCAATTGTCAAAGGCGAAAATGTACCGGAACCGGGCGTGCCTGAATCGTTCAAGGTACTTATCAAGGAACTTCAGAGCATTGGTCTTGACGTCAAGGTACTCACCGAAGATGCTCAGGAAATTATGATTCGCGAATCAGATGAAGACATCAACGAAACGGCAAAAGAGTTGGAATTGAATATCGGCGGAGATACTGCGCCACAGCCGTCCGCTGAGCGTAAGAACGCGGATTTAGAGGCCGATGTGGTTGATGAGCTTGAAGCCAGTGACGATATTGATCCATTGGAAGAAGAACTTGACATTATTGCTGAAGTTGCTGAAATGGATACAGACATTGGCCGGCAGGCAGACGACGAAGAATTTGATTTCCATTCTAAAAAAAATGACTCGAAAAAGTTCAGGGAAAATGCTAAGAAGTCTGATCCGCATGACTATATTGACGACATCATAGACGAGGATTTGGACTAG
- the rpsL gene encoding 30S ribosomal protein S12, with protein sequence MPTISQLVRKSREQLVQKSTAPALKECPQKRGVCTRVYTTTPKKPNSALRKVARVRLTNGIEVTAYIQGIGHNLQEHSVVLIRGGRVKDLPGVRYHIVRGALDTAGVAKRNQGRSKYGAKRATAAKK encoded by the coding sequence ATGCCAACAATTAGTCAGTTAGTGCGCAAAAGCCGGGAGCAACTGGTGCAAAAATCCACCGCTCCTGCATTGAAAGAATGTCCGCAAAAACGTGGCGTATGCACGAGAGTATATACAACTACTCCGAAAAAACCTAACTCTGCACTCCGCAAAGTTGCCCGTGTACGCTTAACTAACGGCATCGAAGTAACTGCCTACATCCAGGGTATCGGTCACAATCTGCAGGAACACTCGGTTGTATTGATCCGTGGCGGCAGGGTAAAAGATTTGCCAGGCGTACGTTATCACATTGTCCGTGGTGCTCTTGACACCGCTGGTGTTGCCAAACGCAACCAGGGCCGTTCTAAATACGGAGCCAAAAGAGCAACCGCTGCCAAGAAATAG
- the rpsG gene encoding 30S ribosomal protein S7, protein MPRKGAVPKRDVLPDPVYNSKLVTRFINKIMLDGKKGVAENIVYDAFETIRAKTGKDPMEVFEVALKNVMPVLEVRARRVGGANYQVPVEVRPDRKLSLGIRWLVGYSRKRGEKTMHERLASELMDAANNAGASVKKREDTHKMAEANKAFAHYRW, encoded by the coding sequence ATGCCAAGAAAAGGTGCTGTTCCCAAGCGGGATGTATTGCCGGATCCGGTATATAACTCCAAGCTTGTCACCAGATTTATCAATAAAATTATGTTGGACGGCAAGAAAGGCGTTGCCGAGAACATTGTATATGACGCGTTTGAAACCATTCGCGCTAAAACCGGCAAAGACCCGATGGAAGTATTTGAAGTTGCGCTTAAAAACGTAATGCCGGTTCTTGAAGTTCGTGCCCGTCGTGTTGGTGGCGCTAACTATCAGGTGCCTGTTGAAGTGCGGCCTGACCGCAAGCTGTCACTGGGCATTCGCTGGTTGGTTGGCTATTCGCGCAAACGTGGTGAAAAAACCATGCACGAGCGTCTGGCTTCGGAATTGATGGATGCCGCAAACAATGCTGGTGCATCTGTTAAGAAGCGTGAAGATACCCATAAAATGGCTGAAGCCAATAAGGCTTTTGCACATTACCGCTGGTAA
- the rpoC gene encoding DNA-directed RNA polymerase subunit beta': MLDVNNFDSMRIGLASPEQIRKWSHGEVKKPETINYRTLKPEREGLFCEKIFGPTRDWECHCGKYKRIRYKGIICDRCGVEVTRSKVRRDRMGHIELAAPVSHIWYFKGIPSRMGLILDISPRSLEKVLYFASYIVIEPGDTPLMKKQLLNENEYREHRDKYGNAFKVGMGAEAIKKLLEELDLEKMSRELRQELKEVSGQRKIRAIRRLEVVEAFRKSGNNPTWMIMDVVPVIPPELRPMVQLDGGRFATSDLNDLYRRVINRNNRLKRLLDLGAPDIIVRNEKRMLQEAVDALIDNGRRGRPVTGPGNRPLKSLSDMLKGKQGRFRQNLLGKRVDYSGRSVIVVGPELKLHQCGLPKEMALELFKPFVMKKLVNAGHAHNIKSAKRMVERVRPEVWDVLEEVIKEHPVLLNRAPTLHRLGIQAFEPVLSEGRAIKIHPLVCTAYNADFDGDQMAVHVPLSAEAQAEARMLMLSAHNILSTKDGRPVATPTQDMVLGAYYLTIEREPEDGKLKSFSHMNEALLAYQHKALGLHEKLKMRLEGYGLVHTTLGRVIFNEVLPHELRHYEEKEDGWHLGKLMDKKQLGKLVADSYNIFGNAKTAVVLDAVKRLGFSFACRAGITIAISDIKIPPEKKEILAAAEEKVNTIDKQYRRGLITDDERYKKTIDLWTKATDDVTAALMNTLDRFNPVYMMANSGARGNIQQIRQLAGMRGLMADPSGRIIDLPIKANFREGLTVLEYFISTHGARKGLADTALRTADSGYLTRRLVDVAQDVIVREEDCDVVGINLVRERASLAKSSAGAIDMLKDSLCGRVLAQEVLDPKTADVLLPQGTVLDENNLRLIGEHGVPEIMIQGETEETEADVAWAAGAETIMLGAPEEKVREALKEAMIREMLGKNTTEAIKTSEGVELVPADTPFTEEHIEAVLASSVKEVKVRNNNVRGIEVEAIKEGSGIIESLKDRIVGRMSAEDILDPATGEVIVRINDLITESLADKVVKVREKVAIRSVLTCRSRYGVCINCYGRNLGTSHMVDVGEAVGIIAAQSIGEPGTQLTMRTFHTGGVAGDDITQGLPRVEELFEARKPKRQAIITEVAGRVEVKEIKGMRKVTVYPADASLGEERVYQIPYGARLIVSDGQEVEAGDRLTEGAVNPHDILRVSGLKATQRYLVYEVQKVYKSQGVEINDKHIEVMVRQMLHKVKVEEAGDTELLPGEYIDLNTFEEENANAIEAGGDPAIARPILLGITKASLATDSFLSAASFQETTRVLTEAAIKGKVDPLLGLKENVIIGKLVPAGTGMSRYRNVHLRKPPVELVTE; this comes from the coding sequence TTGTTGGATGTAAATAACTTTGATTCGATGCGTATTGGTCTGGCATCACCGGAACAAATCCGCAAATGGTCACATGGCGAAGTAAAAAAACCGGAAACCATTAATTATCGTACCTTGAAGCCTGAACGGGAAGGTTTGTTTTGCGAAAAAATCTTTGGACCTACCCGGGACTGGGAATGTCATTGCGGTAAATATAAGCGGATTCGCTATAAAGGCATTATCTGCGATCGCTGCGGTGTTGAAGTAACTCGTTCCAAGGTTCGGCGTGACCGGATGGGGCATATCGAATTAGCCGCCCCTGTTTCACATATCTGGTACTTCAAAGGTATACCCAGCCGCATGGGACTGATCCTTGATATCTCCCCGCGTTCGTTAGAAAAGGTTTTATACTTTGCTTCCTATATCGTGATTGAGCCTGGCGATACGCCGCTCATGAAGAAACAATTGCTCAACGAAAATGAATACCGCGAACACCGGGACAAATACGGCAATGCTTTTAAAGTCGGGATGGGTGCTGAAGCCATCAAGAAATTGCTGGAAGAACTCGACTTGGAAAAAATGAGTCGTGAACTCCGGCAAGAACTGAAAGAGGTCAGCGGACAACGCAAAATCCGGGCCATTAGACGCTTAGAAGTGGTTGAAGCTTTCCGCAAGTCGGGCAATAATCCGACCTGGATGATTATGGATGTTGTGCCGGTTATTCCGCCTGAATTAAGACCGATGGTTCAGCTGGATGGCGGCCGGTTTGCCACCTCAGACCTCAATGACCTGTACCGCCGGGTAATTAACCGTAACAACCGGCTGAAGCGTCTATTAGACTTAGGGGCTCCGGATATCATTGTCCGCAATGAAAAGCGGATGCTCCAGGAAGCCGTTGACGCACTGATTGACAATGGCAGACGCGGCCGGCCGGTTACCGGCCCCGGCAATCGCCCGTTAAAATCCTTAAGTGATATGCTTAAAGGCAAACAGGGCCGTTTCCGTCAGAACCTGTTAGGTAAGCGGGTTGACTATTCAGGCCGTTCGGTTATCGTTGTCGGTCCTGAACTTAAACTGCACCAATGTGGTCTGCCCAAAGAAATGGCATTGGAATTATTCAAGCCGTTTGTAATGAAAAAGCTGGTTAATGCCGGCCACGCGCATAATATTAAAAGCGCGAAACGCATGGTGGAAAGAGTACGTCCGGAGGTTTGGGACGTACTGGAGGAAGTTATCAAAGAGCATCCGGTGCTCTTAAACCGCGCCCCGACCCTGCACAGGCTTGGTATTCAGGCTTTTGAACCGGTACTGTCAGAAGGGCGGGCCATCAAGATTCACCCGTTAGTATGTACAGCTTACAACGCCGACTTTGACGGTGACCAGATGGCGGTACACGTACCGCTTTCGGCAGAAGCACAGGCGGAAGCCCGTATGCTGATGCTTTCGGCTCATAATATTTTGTCTACCAAAGACGGCCGGCCGGTAGCCACACCTACCCAGGATATGGTATTAGGTGCCTACTATCTGACCATTGAAAGAGAGCCTGAAGATGGAAAGCTGAAATCCTTCTCCCATATGAATGAAGCACTGCTTGCCTACCAGCATAAGGCATTGGGTTTACATGAAAAACTCAAAATGCGCTTAGAGGGCTATGGTTTGGTGCACACTACGTTAGGCCGGGTAATTTTCAACGAAGTATTGCCGCATGAGCTTAGACATTATGAGGAAAAAGAAGACGGTTGGCATCTGGGTAAGCTCATGGATAAAAAGCAGCTTGGCAAACTTGTTGCGGATTCCTATAACATTTTTGGCAACGCCAAAACAGCCGTGGTACTGGATGCTGTTAAGCGTCTTGGCTTCTCGTTTGCCTGTCGGGCAGGCATAACCATTGCTATCTCGGATATTAAAATACCACCTGAAAAGAAAGAGATATTAGCGGCTGCTGAAGAGAAAGTCAATACCATTGATAAACAGTACCGCCGCGGCCTGATTACCGATGATGAACGGTATAAGAAGACTATCGATCTATGGACCAAAGCTACCGATGATGTTACTGCCGCGCTGATGAATACCCTTGACCGGTTTAACCCGGTTTACATGATGGCTAACTCCGGTGCGCGCGGTAATATCCAGCAGATTCGTCAGTTAGCCGGTATGCGGGGCCTTATGGCCGATCCTTCCGGCCGGATCATTGACTTGCCGATCAAGGCAAACTTCCGTGAAGGTTTGACCGTATTGGAGTACTTTATCTCTACCCATGGTGCGCGTAAAGGCTTGGCCGATACCGCTCTCCGGACGGCCGACTCGGGTTACCTTACCCGCCGGCTTGTCGACGTGGCTCAGGATGTCATTGTCCGGGAAGAGGACTGCGATGTTGTCGGCATAAACCTGGTACGGGAACGGGCGAGTCTCGCCAAATCCAGTGCCGGTGCTATCGATATGCTTAAAGACAGTCTGTGTGGCCGGGTATTGGCTCAAGAAGTATTGGATCCCAAAACGGCCGATGTGTTATTGCCGCAGGGAACCGTACTTGATGAGAATAATCTGCGCTTAATTGGTGAACATGGCGTTCCGGAAATCATGATTCAGGGCGAGACTGAGGAAACAGAAGCCGATGTCGCCTGGGCAGCCGGTGCTGAGACCATTATGCTTGGCGCACCGGAAGAAAAAGTCCGGGAAGCTCTTAAAGAGGCCATGATCCGGGAGATGCTGGGTAAAAACACAACCGAAGCTATTAAAACCAGTGAAGGTGTGGAACTGGTTCCGGCAGACACCCCCTTCACGGAAGAGCACATAGAAGCCGTTCTGGCCAGCTCGGTCAAAGAAGTTAAGGTGCGGAACAATAATGTCAGAGGCATCGAAGTGGAAGCCATCAAAGAAGGCTCAGGCATTATTGAATCACTGAAAGACCGCATTGTCGGCAGAATGTCGGCAGAAGACATTCTTGATCCGGCCACCGGTGAGGTTATTGTCAGAATCAATGACCTGATTACCGAAAGCCTGGCCGACAAGGTCGTTAAAGTGCGGGAAAAAGTCGCTATTCGCTCGGTGCTTACCTGCCGTTCACGTTATGGCGTATGCATTAACTGCTATGGCCGCAACCTGGGCACAAGCCATATGGTGGATGTCGGTGAGGCTGTCGGCATTATTGCCGCCCAGTCCATTGGTGAGCCTGGTACCCAGCTTACCATGAGAACCTTCCATACCGGCGGTGTTGCCGGTGATGATATTACCCAGGGTTTGCCGAGGGTAGAAGAGTTGTTTGAAGCCCGCAAGCCGAAACGCCAGGCTATCATTACCGAAGTGGCCGGCCGGGTGGAAGTGAAAGAAATCAAAGGTATGCGCAAGGTTACCGTTTATCCGGCAGACGCTTCGCTTGGCGAAGAACGCGTATATCAGATACCTTATGGTGCAAGACTTATTGTCAGCGACGGCCAGGAGGTTGAAGCCGGCGACCGTCTGACAGAAGGTGCAGTTAATCCGCATGATATTCTCCGGGTTAGCGGCCTTAAAGCCACGCAGCGCTATTTGGTATATGAAGTACAGAAAGTATACAAATCTCAGGGTGTTGAAATTAACGACAAACACATTGAGGTCATGGTTCGCCAGATGCTGCACAAGGTTAAAGTGGAAGAAGCCGGTGATACCGAACTTCTGCCAGGCGAGTACATTGACCTTAACACCTTCGAGGAAGAGAATGCCAATGCCATTGAGGCAGGTGGGGACCCGGCCATTGCCAGACCGATTCTGCTGGGTATCACTAAGGCATCACTGGCGACAGATTCCTTCCTGTCGGCCGCATCCTTCCAGGAGACCACCCGTGTACTTACTGAAGCTGCCATCAAAGGCAAGGTTGATCCGCTCTTAGGCTTGAAAGAGAACGTCATTATCGGTAAGCTTGTTCCTGCCGGCACCGGCATGAGCCGTTACCGCAATGTTCATCTCAGAAAGCCTCCGGTAGAGCTGGTTACCGAATAG
- a CDS encoding ribosomal L7Ae/L30e/S12e/Gadd45 family protein, with translation MSSEELEGLKTARKAIGAKQAVRAVEKGLAAKVYLADDADRRVVAPLAQLCDQKGIEVNEKMTMTELGKACGIEVGAAAVALLK, from the coding sequence GTGAGCAGTGAGGAACTTGAAGGGTTAAAGACTGCCAGGAAAGCCATTGGCGCTAAACAAGCAGTGCGGGCTGTGGAAAAGGGTCTGGCCGCTAAGGTATACCTTGCTGATGATGCCGACCGGCGGGTGGTTGCGCCGCTTGCGCAATTATGCGACCAAAAAGGAATTGAGGTTAACGAAAAAATGACCATGACTGAGCTTGGTAAAGCTTGCGGCATTGAAGTGGGCGCTGCGGCTGTAGCTCTTTTAAAATAG